In Bos indicus x Bos taurus breed Angus x Brahman F1 hybrid chromosome 21, Bos_hybrid_MaternalHap_v2.0, whole genome shotgun sequence, one DNA window encodes the following:
- the ADAL gene encoding adenosine deaminase-like protein isoform X1, with translation MMEAEEQPWKTTFYSKLPKVELHAHLNGSISSNTIRKLIAKKPDLKIHDQMTMIDKGEKRTLEECLQMFQIIHLLTTTPEDVLMVTKDVIKEFADDGVKYLELRSTPRGEDATGMTKKTYVESILEGIKQSKEENVDIDVRYLISIDRRGGSSAAKEAVKLAEEFFLSAEDTVLGLDLSGDPSAGQAKDFLEPLLEAKKSGLKLALHLSEIPNQKTETQVLLNLFPDRIGHGTFLSSSEEGSPDLVDFVRQHQIPLELCLTSNVKSQTVPAYDQHHFGFWYSVAHPAVICTDDKGVFATRLSQEYQLVAETFHLTQSQVWDLSYESISYIFASDSTKADLRKKWSHLKPHF, from the exons ATGATGGAGGCAGAAGAACAGCCATGGAAGACAACCTTTTACTCAAAATTACCTAAAGTG GAACTTCATGCCCACTTGAATGGGTCCATTAGTTCCAATACCATAAGGAAATTAATAGCCAAGAAACCAGACCTTAAAATCCACGATCAGATGACTATGATTgacaagggagagaaaagaacttTAGAAGA GTGCCTCCAGATGTTTCAAATTATTCATCTACTTACTACTACCCCTGAAGATGTTCTAATG GTGACGAAAGATGTCATTAAAGAATTTGCAGATGATGGTGTCAAGTATCTGGAACTAAGGAGCACACCCAGAGGAGAAGATGCTACAG GAATGACTAAAAAGACTTACGTGGAATCTATACTTGAGGGTATAAAACAGTCCAAAGAAGAAAACGTAGACATTGATGTTAG gtatttgatatcaattgaCAGAAGAGGTGGCTCTTCAGCGGCCAAGGAGGCTGTTAAACTTGCTGAAGAGTTCTTCCTTTCTGCAGAGGATACAGTTCTTGGCCTCGACCTCAGTGGAGACCCTTCA GCAGGACAAGCAAAAGACTTCTTGGAACCTCTTTTAGAAGCTAAAAAATCTGGTCTGAAGTTGGCACTTCATCTTTCAGAG attccaaaccaaaaaacagaaacacaagtaCTCCTGAACCTGTTTCCTGACCGAATTGGGCATGGGACATTTCTCAGCTCCTCCGAGGAAGGATCCCCGGATCTGGTGGACTTTGTGAGGCAACACCAGATACCGCTCG AACTCTGTTTGACCTCCAACGTCAAAAGCCAGACAGTTCCAGCTTACGACCAACATCACTTTGGATTCTGGTACAGCGTTGCCCATCCTGCCGTGATCTGT ACTGATGATAAGGGTGTTTTTGCAACACGCCTTTCTCAAGAGTACCAGCTGGTGGCTGAAACATTTCATCTGACTCAGTCTCAGGTGTGGGATCTGTCTTATGAATCCATCAGCTACATCTTTGCTTCTGACAGCACCAAGGCTGACCTGAGGAAGAAGTGGAGTCATCTGAAGCCCCATTTTTAA
- the LCMT2 gene encoding tRNA wybutosine-synthesizing protein 4 → MGSRNRERRAEAVQSTNDSSALSKSSLAARGYVHDAFAALLVPGTARRAPLIHRGYYVRARAVRHCVRAFIEQTCAAPGTPRAQILSLGAGSDSLYFRLKTAGHLAGAAVWEVDFPDVAERKAQRIRDTPDLCALTGPFQSGDHGSTLCFESSDYRILGLDLRQLQRLDQALAAAGLDAAFPTLLLAEAVLTYLEPDDAAALIAWAAQRFSNAIFVVYEQMRPQDAFGEFMQQHFRHLNSPLHGLDRFPDAEAQQQRFLQAGWTACRAMDLNEFYRCFLPAEERRRMENLEPFDEFEEWHLKCAHYFILAASRGDSLSQTLVFPPSETFPRIDPASPSGVFPASVVTGDTQGLGLKRYGHASVLLSPGVILSAGGFGEQEGRHCRVSKFHMLLRYSDFEWKGNQIGSWGTGAQWDGRLYHTMTRLSDTQVLVLGGRLSPVTPALGILQLCCENEDNSTEDPIVTVTKFGPEEDSTLSRWRHSTTEVSCENQKYLFVYGGRSVAEPVLSDWHFLHVGTMTWVRIPVEGEGPEGRHSHSACSWQGGALIAGGLGVSEEPLSSVFFMKPITSGFLWESIAIQPPITPRYSHTAHVINGKLLLVGGVWIHSSAVPGVTVIALSTGLSFEYQIDTTCVPWPLMLHNHTSILFPEEQQLLLLGGGGNCFSFGTYFNPHTVTLDLSPLRARQ, encoded by the coding sequence ATGGGCTCGCGCAACCGCGAACGTCGGGCTGAGGCAGTGCAGAGCACCAACGACAGTAGCGCGCTCAGCAAGAGCTCCCTGGCCGCGCGCGGGTATGTGCACGACGCCTTCGCTGCCTTGCTGGTTCCGGGGACGGCCCGCCGCGCGCCGCTTATCCACCGCGGCTACTACGTCCGCGCACGCGCCGTGCGGCACTGCGTGCGCGCCTTCATAGAGCAGACGTGCGCGGCCCCCGGCACTCCTCGTGCGCAGATTCTGTCGCTGGGCGCCGGCTCAGACTCACTGTATTTTCGTCTCAAAACTGCGGGCCACCTGGCCGGGGCTGCTGTCTGGGAGGTGGATTTTCCGGACGTGGCCGAGCGTAAAGCTCAGAGGATTCGAGATACGCCGGATCTGTGCGCGTTAACCGGGCCTTTCCAGAGTGGAGACCACGGGTCCACGCTGTGCTTTGAGAGCTCGGACTACCGCATCCTGGGCCTGGACCTGCGGCAGCTGCAGCGGCTGGACCAGGCCCTTGCCGCCGCGGGTCTTGACGCTGCCTTCCCGACTCTGCTCCTGGCTGAGGCCGTGCTCACCTACCTCGAGCCGGATGATGCCGCGGCCCTCATCGCCTGGGCCGCCCAGCGGTTTTCTAATGCCATTTTCGTCGTCTACGAGCAGATGAGGCCGCAGGACGCCTTTGGCGAGTTTATGCAGCAACATTTTCGGCACCTGAATTCTCCCCTTCATGGCCTGGACCGCTTTCCCGACGCGGAGGCCCAGCAGCAGCGCTTCCTTCAGGCCGGCTGGACTGCCTGTCGCGCCATGGACCTGAATGAATTCTATCGCTGCTTTCTCCCCGCAGAAGAACGCCGACGCATGGAAAATCTTGAACCTTTTGACGAGTTTGAAGAGTGGCATCTGAAGTGTGCCCACTATTTCATTCTAGCCGCTTCTCGGGGAGACAGCCTCTCCCAGACTCTGGTGTTTCCACCCTCAGAGACGTTTCCTCGGATAGATCCTGCTTCCCCTTCAGGAGTCTTCCCTGCCAGTGTAGTCACTGGGGACACCCAGGGCTTGGGCCTTAAGAGATACGGCCACGCCTCTGTCCTTTTGAGCCCAGGCGTTATTCTCAGTGCAGGAGGATTTGGAGAGCAGGAGGGGCGACATTGCCGAGTGAGCAAGTTTCACATGCTCTTAAGATACAGTGACTTTGAATGGAAAGGCAACCAGATAGGCAGTTGGGGAACTGGAGCTCAGTGGGATGGACGCCTTTATCACACCATGACAAGACTTTCAGATACTCAGGTTCTGGTTCTAGGAGGGAGACTGTCCCCAGTAACTCCAGCCTTGGGGATACTCCAACTTTGTTGTGAGAATGAGGATAATAGCACTGAGGACCCAATTGTAACAGTCACGAAGTTCGGTCCAGAAGAAGATTCCACCTTGTCACGTTGGCGCCATTCAACAACAGAAGTGTCCTGTGAGAATCAGAAATATTTGTTTGTGTATGGGGGCCGAAGTGTGGCAGAACCTGTACTAAGTGACTGGCATTTCCTCCATGTGGGGACAATGACTTGGGTTAGGATCCCAGTGGAGGGAGAAGGACCTGAAGGTCGCCATTCCCACAGTGCCTGCAGCTGGCAAGGGGGAGCCCTCATTGCTGGAGGTCTGGGTGTTTCTGAGGAGCCACTGAGCTCTGTATTCTTTATGAAACCAATCACTAGTGGATTTCTCTGGGAATCTATAGCCATCCAGCCTCCCATTACCCCAAGGTACTCCCACACAGCTCATGTAATCAATGGGAAGCTTTTGTTGGTTGGAGGCGTCTGGATTCATTCCTCTGCAGTTCCTGGAGTGACTGTTATTGCTTTGTCTACAGGATTGAGCTTTGAGTATCAGATTGACACAACATGTGTGCCATGGCCATTAATGTTACACAATCATACCAGCATCCTCTTTCCTGAAGAGCAACAGCTCCTGCTCCTTGGAGGTGGTGGGAACTGCTTTTCTTTTGGCACCTACTTCAACCCCCATACAGTGACATTAGACCTTTCTCCTTTAAGAGCTAGACAGTAA
- the LOC113880043 gene encoding 60S ribosomal protein L17, whose product MVRYSLDPENPTKSCKSRGSNLRVHFKNTRETAQAIKGMHIRKATKYLKDVTLKKQCVPFRRYNGGVGRCAQAKQWGWTQGRWPKKSAEFLLHMLKNAESNAELKGLDVDSLVIEHIQVNKAPKMRRRTYRAHGRINPYMSSPCHIEMILTEKEQIVPKPEEEVAQKKKISQKKLKKQKLMARE is encoded by the coding sequence ATGGTGCGCTATTCACTTGACccagaaaaccccacaaaatcatGCAAATCAAGAGGTTCAAATCTTCGTGTTCATTTTAAGAACACTCGTGAAACTGCCCAGGCCATAAAGGGTATGCATATCCGAAAAGCCACCAAGTATCTGAAGGATGTCACTTTAAAGAAGCAATGTGTGCCATTCCGTCGTTACAACGGTGGAGTTGGTAGGTGTGCACAGGCTAAACAGTGGGGCTGGACGCAGGGTCGGTGGCCCAAAAAGAGTGCTGAATTTTTACTACACATGCTCAAAAATGCAGAGAGTAATGCTGAACTTAAGGGCTTAGATGTAGATTCTCTGGTCATTGAGCACATCCAAGTGAACAAAGCCCCCAAGATGCGGCGCAGGACTTACAGAGCTCACGGTCGGATCAACCCCTACATGAGCTCTCCATGCCACATTGAGATGATCcttactgaaaaagaacagattgttcctaaaccagaagaggaggttgcacagaagaaaaagatatcccagaagaaactgaagaaacaaaaacttatggCCCGGGAATAA
- the ADAL gene encoding adenosine deaminase-like protein isoform X2, whose amino-acid sequence MTMIDKGEKRTLEECLQMFQIIHLLTTTPEDVLMVTKDVIKEFADDGVKYLELRSTPRGEDATGMTKKTYVESILEGIKQSKEENVDIDVRYLISIDRRGGSSAAKEAVKLAEEFFLSAEDTVLGLDLSGDPSAGQAKDFLEPLLEAKKSGLKLALHLSEIPNQKTETQVLLNLFPDRIGHGTFLSSSEEGSPDLVDFVRQHQIPLELCLTSNVKSQTVPAYDQHHFGFWYSVAHPAVICTDDKGVFATRLSQEYQLVAETFHLTQSQVWDLSYESISYIFASDSTKADLRKKWSHLKPHF is encoded by the exons ATGACTATGATTgacaagggagagaaaagaacttTAGAAGA GTGCCTCCAGATGTTTCAAATTATTCATCTACTTACTACTACCCCTGAAGATGTTCTAATG GTGACGAAAGATGTCATTAAAGAATTTGCAGATGATGGTGTCAAGTATCTGGAACTAAGGAGCACACCCAGAGGAGAAGATGCTACAG GAATGACTAAAAAGACTTACGTGGAATCTATACTTGAGGGTATAAAACAGTCCAAAGAAGAAAACGTAGACATTGATGTTAG gtatttgatatcaattgaCAGAAGAGGTGGCTCTTCAGCGGCCAAGGAGGCTGTTAAACTTGCTGAAGAGTTCTTCCTTTCTGCAGAGGATACAGTTCTTGGCCTCGACCTCAGTGGAGACCCTTCA GCAGGACAAGCAAAAGACTTCTTGGAACCTCTTTTAGAAGCTAAAAAATCTGGTCTGAAGTTGGCACTTCATCTTTCAGAG attccaaaccaaaaaacagaaacacaagtaCTCCTGAACCTGTTTCCTGACCGAATTGGGCATGGGACATTTCTCAGCTCCTCCGAGGAAGGATCCCCGGATCTGGTGGACTTTGTGAGGCAACACCAGATACCGCTCG AACTCTGTTTGACCTCCAACGTCAAAAGCCAGACAGTTCCAGCTTACGACCAACATCACTTTGGATTCTGGTACAGCGTTGCCCATCCTGCCGTGATCTGT ACTGATGATAAGGGTGTTTTTGCAACACGCCTTTCTCAAGAGTACCAGCTGGTGGCTGAAACATTTCATCTGACTCAGTCTCAGGTGTGGGATCTGTCTTATGAATCCATCAGCTACATCTTTGCTTCTGACAGCACCAAGGCTGACCTGAGGAAGAAGTGGAGTCATCTGAAGCCCCATTTTTAA